One window of Ziziphus jujuba cultivar Dongzao chromosome 5, ASM3175591v1 genomic DNA carries:
- the LOC107421596 gene encoding uncharacterized protein LOC107421596, with amino-acid sequence MAEAEAQRSSTPPPSFLEVKCKSSGKIRRFAEGTEACFAVSLINRKLDKGAPQALYIEAIKEGDDDEEPISFGPSSVLVDYRHGWKLHTVTELDLPGPSGIGNGEKIFQPRSVRPRNVNSSDSSHLGKKAPKPAINYLYIGKIIVAFILMFVLAAIFTLALEKLPILLSFLSSFM; translated from the exons ATGGCCGAAGCTGAAGCTCAACGTTCATCTACTCCTCCACCTTCA TTTTTGGAGGTAAAATGCAAGAGTTCGGGTAAGATAAGACGCTTCGCAGAGGGAACGGAGGCTTGTTTTGCGGTGTCTCTAATAAACAGGAAGTTGGATAAGGGAGCTCCTCAAGCTCTGTACATCGAAGCCATTAAAGAAGGCGATGACGATGAGGAGCCCATCAGTTTCGGACCCAGTTCAGTTCTCGTTGACTATCGCCATGGCTGGAAGTTACACACTGTTACTGAATTGGATTTGCCAG GTCCATCAGGTATTGGAAATGGGGAAAAGATTTTTCAACCAAGGAGTGTGAGACCGCGTAATGTGAAT AGTTCTGATTCCTCACATCTTGGAAAGAAGGCACCAAAACCAGCAATCAATTATCTGTATATCGGGAAAATAATCGTTGCTTTCATTCTGATGTTTGTGCTGGCTGCAATTTTCACATTGGCTCTAGAGAAGCTTCCCATTCTGTTATCATTCCTTTCATCATTCATGTAA